The following is a genomic window from Saprospiraceae bacterium.
ACTGCTGCTATGGTACTTTTTGGTATCTACAGTTTGTCAAGATTGCCCATCGATGCTTTGCCTGACATAACCAATAATCAGGTACAGATATTGACCTTGTCTCCAACTTTGGCTACACAGGAAGTAGAACAACTGATCACCTACCCAATAGAGCAAGCGGTCAAATCTATACCTAAAGTTGTGGAACTGCGCAGTGTCTCCAAATTTGGTCTTAGTTCAGTCACTGTTGTGTTTGAAGAGCATGTGGAGATATACTGGGCACGTGCTCAAATCAGTGAGCGGCTCAAGGAAGCAGAGGACAATATTGCCCCAGGATTAGGCATACCAGAGATGGCACCTATCAGCACCGGATTGGGCGAGATATATCAGTACACGGTATATGCTAAGTCTGGTTATGAAGATAAAATACAGGCTACTGAATTGAGATCCGTTCAGGACTGGATTGTAAAACCACAGCTATTGGGAATAAAAGGAGTGGCTGAAGTGAATACACTTGGAGGTTTACTCAAAGAATATGAGATTGCCATCGAACCGGATAAGCTAAAAAGCATGAATACAAATATCATAGAGATATTTGATGCATTGAGGAAAAACAATGAAAATACCGGCGGAGCTTACATCGACAAAAAGCCCAATGCTTACTTTATACGGGGTATCGGTATGATCAGTTCATTGCAGGATATTGAAAAAATTGTTGTAAAAAATCAAAATGGTATTCCAATACTAATTCGGGATGTTGCTCAGGTGCAGTTAGGGTCGGCAGTAAGATATGGTGCAACAACCAAGGATGGTAAAGGCGAAGCTGTCACTGGTATGGTCATGATGCTCAAGGGAGAAAATAGTGCCGATATAGTCATGAGTGTTAAAGAAAGAGTAGTACAAATTCAAAAAACATTGCCGGAAGGAGTAGTCATTGAACCATATCTGGATAGGACTAAAATGGTAAACAACGCCATCTCTACCGTCAGAACCAACTTACTGGAAGGTGCATTAATCGTATTGTTTATTCTGGTATTGCTATTGGGAAACTGGCGGGCTGGGTTAATAGTAGCATCGGTGATACCGCTGGCTTTATTATTTGCTGTCATCATGATGCACGCATTTGGGGTCAGTGGCAATCTGATGAGTCTTGGCGCCATCGATTTCGGTTTGATAGTAGATGGGGCGGTGATCATTGTTGAAGCCATAGTACACCGGCTTCAGACCATCAATAAGGGAAAACTCACTGCTGCACAAATGGATACTGAAGTGTATGGAGCTGCATCAAAAATAAGAAGCAGCGCAGCTTTTGGAGAAATAATTATACTCATCGTATATCTTCCGATTTTAGCTCTGGTAGGTATAGAGGGTAAAATGTTCAAGCCGATGGCCCAGACCGTATCGTTTGCGATATTAGGAGCATTTATTTTGTCACTGACCTATGTACCCATGATGTCTGCTTTATTTTTAAGCAGAAAAACGGAACACAAAAGAAATATAAGTGATAAAATTATTGACTTTTTATACAGTATTTATCAACCTGTACTTGAAATGGCTCTAAAGGCCAAAGCAATGATCATTGTTTTGTCAGTAGCGTTGTTTGTATTTGCACTATTTGTATTCAGTAATATGGGAGGAGAATTTATTCCGACACTCGAAGAAGGGGACATTGCTACCCATATCATTACTCCCCCGGGTACATCACTGGCTCAGGAAATAGAAACTACTACAAAAGCTGAAGCGTTACTTTTGAAAAATTTTCCTGAAATAGAACAGGTGGTATCAAAGATCGGAAGTGCGGAGATACCGACAGATCCTATGCCTATGGAAGTGGCTGACGTAATGATCATATTGAAACCAAAATCTGAATGGACTTCTGCATCGTCCACACAAGAGATGATGGCTAAAATGGACAAGGTGCTGAATGATTTACCAGGTGTTACCACAGAATTTACGCAACCGGTACAAATGAGATTTAATGAATTGATGACGGGTGTCAGAAGTGATGTCGCCATCAAGATATTTGGTGAAGATATAGAGCTATTATCGGGACTTGCTGACGAGGTGGTGCCTATTATACAGAGCGTGAAAGGTGTAGAAGATGCAAGGGCAGAACAAGTGTCAGGATTGCCACAAATCACTATTCGTTACAATAAAGATAAACTTGCATTGTATGGACTCAATGTAGGCGATCTCAATCAAGTGGTTCGGGCAGGTTTTGCCGGAGAGAAAGCTGGCGTAGTGTATGAAGGAGAGAAACGTTTTAATCTTGTAGTAAGAATAGCTAAAGATAACAGGCAGGATATAGAACAGCTTAAGAATCTGTTCATACCCCTACCTTCGGGTGACCAGGTACCTTTGGAGCAAGTCGCTGATATCACGTATGAAAGAGGAGCTGCCATGATCAGCAGAGAAAATGGAAAAAGAAGGATTGTCATTGGATTTAATGTAAGAGGCAGGGATGTAGAAAGTGTGGTGAAAGAAATCCAGGGATTATTGGAATCAAAGATAAAACTGCCGGTAGGATATTACACTACCTATGGCGGACAATTTCAGAATCTGGTAGAGGCCAGCAACAGATTAGCCATAGCTGTTCCTGCAGCACTTGCACTTATTTTTGTTTTACTATTTTTTACATTTCACAGTATAAAACAATCATTGCTCATTTTTACTGCCATACCGCTATCAGCTATTGGTGGCATATTA
Proteins encoded in this region:
- a CDS encoding CusA/CzcA family heavy metal efflux RND transporter; protein product: MLDKIIYFSIKNKFIIGLFTAAMVLFGIYSLSRLPIDALPDITNNQVQILTLSPTLATQEVEQLITYPIEQAVKSIPKVVELRSVSKFGLSSVTVVFEEHVEIYWARAQISERLKEAEDNIAPGLGIPEMAPISTGLGEIYQYTVYAKSGYEDKIQATELRSVQDWIVKPQLLGIKGVAEVNTLGGLLKEYEIAIEPDKLKSMNTNIIEIFDALRKNNENTGGAYIDKKPNAYFIRGIGMISSLQDIEKIVVKNQNGIPILIRDVAQVQLGSAVRYGATTKDGKGEAVTGMVMMLKGENSADIVMSVKERVVQIQKTLPEGVVIEPYLDRTKMVNNAISTVRTNLLEGALIVLFILVLLLGNWRAGLIVASVIPLALLFAVIMMHAFGVSGNLMSLGAIDFGLIVDGAVIIVEAIVHRLQTINKGKLTAAQMDTEVYGAASKIRSSAAFGEIIILIVYLPILALVGIEGKMFKPMAQTVSFAILGAFILSLTYVPMMSALFLSRKTEHKRNISDKIIDFLYSIYQPVLEMALKAKAMIIVLSVALFVFALFVFSNMGGEFIPTLEEGDIATHIITPPGTSLAQEIETTTKAEALLLKNFPEIEQVVSKIGSAEIPTDPMPMEVADVMIILKPKSEWTSASSTQEMMAKMDKVLNDLPGVTTEFTQPVQMRFNELMTGVRSDVAIKIFGEDIELLSGLADEVVPIIQSVKGVEDARAEQVSGLPQITIRYNKDKLALYGLNVGDLNQVVRAGFAGEKAGVVYEGEKRFNLVVRIAKDNRQDIEQLKNLFIPLPSGDQVPLEQVADITYERGAAMISRENGKRRIVIGFNVRGRDVESVVKEIQGLLESKIKLPVGYYTTYGGQFQNLVEASNRLAIAVPAALALIFVLLFFTFHSIKQSLLIFTAIPLSAIGGILALWIRGMPFSISAGIGFIALFGVAVLNGIVLIGYFNQLKTEGITDVIERIRIGTKVRLRPVVMTAAVASLGFLPMAISMGAGAEVQKPLATVVIGGLITATLLTLIVLPILYLYFEKGIKRRRKNIDTAVVIIGFLLVGTIVNGQKKLNLTEAIDIALQNNLQVQASNIHVDIQNQLKGTKFELPKTEIGSIIGQFNSKNIDQYYSISQSFNPFLFGPKKKLLNENVKSAELKRNFAKQEVIMNVRQTWNNIMYYQKLNEILIEQDSLLTMQVKAVALKYKTGESSQLEQIMSITRKEEFQQMIRQNQTAMDMETKKLAMILQLKEDITFELVDYGVLDLFDVSNAASLTQNTAVSIALQDVKLADMQVNLEKAQMKPEFSVGYFIQSLTGNQEVNSQIISYNGVPRFQGATIGMSIPILSLGSNKAKISALKNNVLLQQKNADITNQSILISYNQLISELNLAKSKLEYFEKTANPNAAIIIRNANTSYTNGDISYIEYMQGMQMAREIKLDYFASLNRYNEIVINLQYLMNK